A DNA window from Actinomadura coerulea contains the following coding sequences:
- a CDS encoding GatB/YqeY domain-containing protein produces MTLKEKLETDLSSAMKARDELRTRTLRMALTAVKNEEVAGKQSRTLSDDDVVKVLTREAKKRREAATAFGDAGREEQAQAERDEGEVLERYLPAQLSDEELTALVADAIAETGASGPRAMGQVMKSVNPKVAGRAEGGRVAAEVKRQLAT; encoded by the coding sequence ATGACCCTGAAGGAGAAGCTGGAGACCGATCTGTCGTCCGCGATGAAGGCGCGCGACGAGCTTCGCACGCGCACGCTGCGCATGGCGCTCACGGCGGTGAAGAACGAGGAGGTCGCCGGCAAGCAGTCGCGGACGCTTTCCGACGACGACGTCGTGAAGGTGCTCACGCGGGAGGCGAAGAAGCGGCGGGAGGCCGCGACGGCGTTCGGCGACGCGGGGCGCGAGGAGCAGGCGCAGGCGGAGCGGGACGAGGGCGAGGTGCTGGAGCGGTACCTGCCCGCGCAGCTGTCCGACGAGGAGCTGACCGCGCTGGTGGCGGACGCGATCGCCGAGACGGGCGCGTCGGGGCCCCGGGCGATGGGGCAGGTCATGAAGTCGGTGAATCCGAAGGTGGCCGGGCGCGCGGAGGGCGGGCGCGTCGCGGCAGAGGTGAAGCGGCAGCTCGCGACATGA